The Brevibacillus humidisoli DNA segment GAGCGGCACCAGTGCGCTGCTCCACGGTGCAGAAGGGCTTGTCGCCTGGTGTTGGCAGGATTTCGTCACACGGGACAAACCGTACGTCTGGCGGCCAGGAGAAAAAGATGTTGGCTTTTATGCCGCTGACGGGACAGCAAAGCCAAGCGCCGCTGCGCTGCAGGAGTGCCGCAAGACTGCCCGGTTGGCCGCAGAAGGCATACCCGTTCCACCTGCTGCCGCCATCTATCTGCCCCAATGGTTTCGGACAGGGCGCTTGTCGGCGTCAGGGGCGGGCAAATCGTACCTGGAACCGTTGTTCCATGCCTTCCTGCTGCTGACCAGACTGCACGTGCCCATGTCGTTTGTCACAGACCAGCTTGATCGATACAAGGCGGTGATTGTCCCCTGTTTGCAGCAGATTACCCAGTCCGATATTGATCGTCTGTCTGCTTTTGTTGAGAACGGCGGCACGCTGATTTACACCCCTGGCAGCTATTTGTACGGGTTTGGCGGAGAGGAACTGTTTGGGATAAGACTGCGAGACTTTACCCGCGACATATCACAGCAGGAACAGTTTAGCTGGCGCGGTCGCAGCTACCCGATCGATTGGCGGCAAGCAGGTTTTGATCAGATTCCGATTATCCAGACGGGCTCAGCCGAGATGTTGTCGCGCTATCGGCACTCTCTGCACCCCGCGCTGACGAAATACCATTTGGGCAAAGGAAATGCGTACTACGTGAATGCGCCGATTGAGATGATGCTCGACGACGCGGAAAGCGGGGGAGATGAGCCGTACCGGTATCTGTATCTGGAACTGTTAAAGGATGCCAAGGCGCTGCCATCGGTCTTCTTTACCTCTCCCGATGTGGAACTCCATCGATTTCGCACAGGAGATGGGGAGCGGTATTTCCTGATCAACCATACGGATCGGGACGTAACCGGTACGCTTGTTACTGCTGGGAAGGAAGACCAAGTGGTAACGATTGCAAAAAAGGGCCTGATATGTGTCAACAAAAGAAGAGTGTGACAGGTGTCAAGCGTTGTATGGTACTGGTATGGAAGAATTGAATTGGCAATCAAGGGCAGGTCTGGAATATAAGTCGACAGTGTGGAATCATCAGACAACCGAGCAGAAATGCGTGAATAGGGGGATGGAGATGAAAGCGGCAGTCTGGATGGGACCAGAGAAGGTCCTGCTCAAGGAAGTGGCTGCACCGCAAATCGAGTCAGCATCAGACGCTTTGGTCAAAGTGACGCTAACAGCGATTTGCGGCACTGATCTGCACCCGTATCGTGGTCATCTCCCCGGCTTTCCGACTGGAACCGTGATGGGACATGAGTTTACCGGGGAGGTCGTTGCCATCGGTGAGGCAGTCAGCCGTGTCAAGGTGGGGGATCGTGTGGTGGCCTCCGATTTGATCGCCTGCGGCTCCTGCTGGTACTGCCAACGGAACCTGTCTTACCATTGTCCCTCTGCTTCCCTGTTTGGCTACGGGGAGGTGGTGGGGAGCTATACACCTGGAGGCCAGAGCGAACTGGTGCGTGTACCGTACGCTGATACCACCTTGTTCAAGATACCGGAAGCGATAGCAGATGAAGAGGCGCTGTTTGTCGGTGACATTTTGAGCACAGGATATGCCAGCACGGAAAAAGCGTCCATCAAAGCAGGCGACACAGTGGTCGTCGTGGGAGGTGGACCGGTCGGTCTGATGGCTGCGATGTGCGCGCAGCTGTATCAACCGTCGGCCGTTTACGTAGTTGAGCCCAACCTCCGTCGTCATGCCATAGCCCGTGAAATCGGCGCTCAACCGCTTCATCCCGATCAGCTCCAGCAGATCAAGGAGGCAACGGAGCAGCGCGGCGCCGATGTGGTGATGGAAGCAGTGGGCTCAGATGAGGCACTGACACTTGCTCTCAGGCTGGTTCGTCCTGCGGGAACGGTTGTGTGCGCCGGAGCTCACCATTCCAGACAGATGCCGTTTGACACGGAGGACGCCTTTGCCAGAGAATTGTCGCTTCACTTTGTTGTCGGAAACCCGATCGCCTACGCCGAACGGTTACTGCAACTGATCGAGCAGGGGCAACTCACTCCGGCGAAGATCATTAGCCACCGTCTGTCGCTTGAAGAAGTGGAGCACGCCTATCGGCTGTTTGCATCGCAGCAGGCGGTAAAAGTGGTACTGACACCGTAGCGCACGATCAAATCAGGAGGAGAACGCGATGAACCGGGAACAGGTAGAGCAAAACGTACGAGCGATCCTAGCGGCAAATGGCGTCGATGTTTCTCGCGCAACGACCCGATCCGTTTTTGGTTCGCCGGAACTGCAGCTCAATTCCGTCCAGTTTATGAAAGTGTTTGTCGATCTGGAGAATACGTTTCAACTGGAGATTGACTACACAAGCGCTGTGTCCGATGACAAGCGTACTTTGGGCAGCTTGATCGATTACCTGTATGAACAAACCAAGCAGAGAGGATAACCGGGTCGATCGGCGGGGGGAGCGGCCAGCGGCAGTGATTCTTGCGGCTGGCATGGCCAGCCGGATGGGACTGCCGAAATCATTGCTGCCACTGGGGGAAAAGACGATGCTGCAGCATGTGGTGGAAATCGCTGTCGCACATGGATGCCGACCCGTCGTGCTGGTTCTGGGTCATGCGGCGGAGGAACTGCGGTCTTCCCTGCCCCCCGATCTGATGTTGAGGGTACGGACGGTGTACAATCCGCTGTTCCACCTCGGTCTGTCTACCTCACTCAAAGTAGGTCTTTCCTCTGTTCCGATTCGTCATCCCTGCTACATCATGCTGGCTGACCAGCCGCTGGTTACGGATGAACTGTTGAAAGCCCTGCTCACCACGTACTGCCTTACGGGGGGGAAAACCGTACGGCTGCAGTATCGCGGGCAGCCGGCACACCCGGTGCTGCTCTCGCCAAAGGTACGTGCACAGGCGTTTGCCATCAGCGGAGATCGAGGGTTGGGCGAACTGCTTGAGAAGAGTCCTGAAGTGGTTACACTGTCCGTTGCTGACAGGTGGGCCGTGTTTGACGTAGATACACAGCGTGACTATGCCTTGTTGAGGAGTGTATACGGGAGGAGAAAGCATGCAAAGCTACGTGCCGATTGAGATGGTGCTAAATGGCAGCCGAGTGCCGTGTACGGTAGAAGCTGATCAGACATTGGTCGACTTTCTCCGACAGCAGAGGGGATTAACCGGGACCCACATTGGCTGCGATACGGTTTCCTGCGGGGCATGCACTGTGCTGCTGGACGGTAGAGCGGTGAAATCATGCAGCGTACTGGCCGTTCAGTGCGACCAACGTGAGGTGCTGACAGTCGAGGGATTGCGTGATGACGATTTCCCCATGCTGCGGCAAGCCTTCCAGGAATGCTTTGCGATCCAATGCGGGTTTTGTACGCCCGGTTTTCTGCTCACGTCAGCCGAGTTGATCAGAGCAGGCAAGCCGATGGACAGGAAGCAAATCGCTGAACAATTGACGGGAAACTACTGCCGCTGTACCGGCTATCAGCCAATTCTGAATGCGATTGAGCAGGTACTCCATCGTCTCGATGGTGAGCAGCGATGATGCACGTGTATCGACAACTGCTGGCGGCGTGGGAGGCAGGTAACGAGGTGATCCTGGCCTCCGTTGTGCAGACATGTGGATCGACGTATCGCAAAGTGGGGGCGGAGATGATCGTCGATCGTTCCGGCAACTGTTGGGGACAGCTTAGCGGCGGCTGTTTGGAGCAGGACATCGTCGAGCGTTGTTTGCAGCTATTACATACGGAGAAGCCGTTTCAACTCGTTGAGTACCTTCGATACTCCACTCTCGATCCGTTTGCCGATGATCAGTCCGGCTGCAACGGTGACATGCGCATTTTGCTGACGCGCACAGACTGGCTGCAGCCGTACCGGAGTGAGCTGGAGCGGGCACTGGAGCAGGAGTTGGCGATCTCCCATCTGATTGTACTTGACGGTCCTGCCGAACTCGTTGGCGTCCGGGCCTTCTTCATCGATGGATGTCCGATCCATACCGACCGGGGAAGCGAGTGGTTCATACAGTCATTGCCTGCATCTGGTCTATCAGGGTTGTCAACCGATGAAAAAACAGGTGCTGTCTACTACCGGCAGCAAGTGCCGCCAATCCGCAAACTGCTGCTGGCAGGAGCGGGAAATGATACGATCCCAGTCGTTCGCTTTGCCACGGCGATCGGATATCAAGTCCATCTGTGTGACTTCCGCTCGGCCTATCTGGAGCCGAATCGGTTTGCTGCTGCAGATGTAGTGCTGCATCAGATCGGACGCAATCGGAATGATTGGGACGGATTGCTGGCCCGCTTTTCTCCTCATACACCATTCGTGGCGATGAGCCACCATCTAGAGTACGACCGGCTGAGCGTAGAAGCGGCCCTGCAGCGGGGGCTTCGCTACATTG contains these protein-coding regions:
- a CDS encoding (2Fe-2S)-binding protein, encoding MQSYVPIEMVLNGSRVPCTVEADQTLVDFLRQQRGLTGTHIGCDTVSCGACTVLLDGRAVKSCSVLAVQCDQREVLTVEGLRDDDFPMLRQAFQECFAIQCGFCTPGFLLTSAELIRAGKPMDRKQIAEQLTGNYCRCTGYQPILNAIEQVLHRLDGEQR
- a CDS encoding alcohol dehydrogenase catalytic domain-containing protein, which gives rise to MKAAVWMGPEKVLLKEVAAPQIESASDALVKVTLTAICGTDLHPYRGHLPGFPTGTVMGHEFTGEVVAIGEAVSRVKVGDRVVASDLIACGSCWYCQRNLSYHCPSASLFGYGEVVGSYTPGGQSELVRVPYADTTLFKIPEAIADEEALFVGDILSTGYASTEKASIKAGDTVVVVGGGPVGLMAAMCAQLYQPSAVYVVEPNLRRHAIAREIGAQPLHPDQLQQIKEATEQRGADVVMEAVGSDEALTLALRLVRPAGTVVCAGAHHSRQMPFDTEDAFARELSLHFVVGNPIAYAERLLQLIEQGQLTPAKIISHRLSLEEVEHAYRLFASQQAVKVVLTP
- a CDS encoding nucleotidyltransferase family protein; this encodes MNKPSREDNRVDRRGERPAAVILAAGMASRMGLPKSLLPLGEKTMLQHVVEIAVAHGCRPVVLVLGHAAEELRSSLPPDLMLRVRTVYNPLFHLGLSTSLKVGLSSVPIRHPCYIMLADQPLVTDELLKALLTTYCLTGGKTVRLQYRGQPAHPVLLSPKVRAQAFAISGDRGLGELLEKSPEVVTLSVADRWAVFDVDTQRDYALLRSVYGRRKHAKLRAD
- a CDS encoding XdhC family protein produces the protein MMHVYRQLLAAWEAGNEVILASVVQTCGSTYRKVGAEMIVDRSGNCWGQLSGGCLEQDIVERCLQLLHTEKPFQLVEYLRYSTLDPFADDQSGCNGDMRILLTRTDWLQPYRSELERALEQELAISHLIVLDGPAELVGVRAFFIDGCPIHTDRGSEWFIQSLPASGLSGLSTDEKTGAVYYRQQVPPIRKLLLAGAGNDTIPVVRFATAIGYQVHLCDFRSAYLEPNRFAAADVVLHQIGRNRNDWDGLLARFSPHTPFVAMSHHLEYDRLSVEAALQRGLRYIGVLGNKSRLRLFAADILPEQAERIHCPVGLPIGAETPEEIALSIVSQVLSFQNRPGRRQGDGSEAEQTIQRQTNPAERGQPVSQRKGTILG
- a CDS encoding acyl carrier protein yields the protein MNREQVEQNVRAILAANGVDVSRATTRSVFGSPELQLNSVQFMKVFVDLENTFQLEIDYTSAVSDDKRTLGSLIDYLYEQTKQRG
- a CDS encoding beta-galactosidase trimerization domain-containing protein, which encodes MLIGYNYHPSRQGCAYWTIRDFSEIERDLAQMAKEGCDLVRFFLFWRDFEPEPGQYNQQAFELLHRFVQTAASYQLHCIPSLMTIWMNGQLFDLDWRNGRCLWSDPEMTERAERYLQKVAATLAACNNVFAYDIGDELPYVDLPSAVKLERSAAARWLERMVAAIKRGDPAARVIMANDHSALNGEHVFTAELIAGQCDLLAIHGFPLWAPFALSANSSYRASLYVPFLTKLAAAYSRPLIDEYGLYGASEAIRADYVRTSGTSALLHGAEGLVAWCWQDFVTRDKPYVWRPGEKDVGFYAADGTAKPSAAALQECRKTARLAAEGIPVPPAAAIYLPQWFRTGRLSASGAGKSYLEPLFHAFLLLTRLHVPMSFVTDQLDRYKAVIVPCLQQITQSDIDRLSAFVENGGTLIYTPGSYLYGFGGEELFGIRLRDFTRDISQQEQFSWRGRSYPIDWRQAGFDQIPIIQTGSAEMLSRYRHSLHPALTKYHLGKGNAYYVNAPIEMMLDDAESGGDEPYRYLYLELLKDAKALPSVFFTSPDVELHRFRTGDGERYFLINHTDRDVTGTLVTAGKEDQVVTIAKKGLICVNKRRV